In Nerophis ophidion isolate RoL-2023_Sa linkage group LG03, RoL_Noph_v1.0, whole genome shotgun sequence, the following are encoded in one genomic region:
- the LOC133548675 gene encoding uncharacterized protein LOC133548675, giving the protein MYVEYTRTLASFLSLDICTLTCPDKQQKVSQVEKEQVQVLSLHLAPVSRVHCYLSHIQNLLQWTSIEHPDCSLLLGTERVLRDVLSACHAVLEEDLNREDQEQQNRCCADTRSSALQRTQADTAAQRESLLLTNGSGVRLECWSCSPVRRKTCSDHVPHPGRSLLLTPDTPGWGETSDSGLGTFRASELEAHQTPEEPETDADTSALDDSSGTSCGPDCTLCREVLEDEEDSQVPVLLKPREHSERSVCLRWQIPRLTPHPPLRKSMPGKKLVSVRKGSPPLHANRAFRPIWDHPSKQVGIKADPTPEKDRRQGFVPVRTSGRQNFAASRDNLRPGLPAQPGFSLAPSSGALWEDSEDSEGPCSTV; this is encoded by the exons GTGAGCCAGGTGGAAAAAGAGCAAGTCCAAGTGCTGTCGCTTCATCTGGCGCCTGTAAGCCGCGTCCACTGTTACCTGAGTCACATCCAG AACTTGCTGCAGTGGACCAGTATCGAGCATCCTGACTGCAGCCTCCTGCTGGGCACTGAGCGCGTGCTGAGGGACGTCCTGTCTGCTTGTCACGCCGTCCTGGAGGAAGACCTGAACCGTGAAGACCAAGAACAACAAAACCG TTGCTGTGCCGACACCCGCAGCAGCGCCCTCCAGAGGACACAAGCAGACACTGCAGCCCAGAG AGAGTCTTTGCTCCTCACCAACGGGTCTGGCGTGCGTCTGGAGTGTTGGTCCTGCAGCCCCGTGAGGAGGAAGACCTGCTCGGATCATGTCCCCCATCCCGGACGCTCCCTCCTCCTCACTCCGGACACTCCAGGGTGGGGCGAGACCAGCGACTCGGGCCTGGGCACCTTCAGAGCGTCAGAGCTGGAGGCGCACCAGACCCCGGAGGAGCCGGAGACGGATGCGGACACCTCGGCCTTGGACGACTCCTCCGGGACGTCCTGCGGTCCGGACTGCACTCTGTGCAGGGAGGTGCTGGAGGACGAGGAGGACAGCCAGGTCCCGGTTCTGCTGAAGCCTCGGGAGCATTCCGAGAGGAGCGTTTGTCTCAGGTGGCAGATCCCCAGACTGACCCCTCACCCCCCGCTGAGGAAGTCCATGCCCGGCAAGAAGCTGGTCAGCGTCAGGAAGGGATCTCCTCCGCTCCACGCCAACCGGGCCTTCAGGCCCATCTGGGACCACCCGTCTAAGCAGGTTGGCATCAAG GCCGACCCGACTCCGGAGAAGGACCGGAGGCAAGGCTTCGTTCCGGTCCGGACGTCCGGCAGGCAGAACTTTGCGGCCTCGAGGGACAACCTGAG ACCAGGACTGCCGGCTCAGCCCGGCTTCTCTTTGGCGCCCTCTAGTGGAGCTTTGTGGGAGGACAGCGAGGACAGCGAGGGACCCTGCAGCACCGTTTGA